In the Arachis hypogaea cultivar Tifrunner chromosome 20, arahy.Tifrunner.gnm2.J5K5, whole genome shotgun sequence genome, tatacttcatttatatcatttaataacaattttattttttagtctacTCTTTTATCATTCTACGTATCATATTCTTATcaattctatttattattaatattaattataatatcatattccTTATTATTAGATATTCTTataatcaatacttaatatttccttttataatttgatttttatatttaagaatataataaaaattaataataattaataacagtTATGATTTATCATTGTAATTGATTCTTGTTCTGCTCCTTCGCCTAATAGAGATATGATAATATCACATAAATTCAATAGTTActtgtaaaataatttattaaatatttagttTCTTCTAGTTACGCATTTATGTGCAAATGAGAAATGTCATCTGTGTGTCTCAGAATCTAGGATGTTTTAAACTTTTGTTTCTAAATTACAAAAGGTTAAACCACCAACCATAATCCTATTAATACCAGTGAGTTATGTCCTTCTAGAACCCTTTGTTTAGTTATAATTGGCCTACTTCGTTCCATCCCTAGCAGTCAGAAAGAGTGAACTTCGTGGAAGTATGTTTGAGAAGAGAagtattcaaattcaaacctacCCCACCCGTGTATATACATTTTTAAGGATAACTATTATTTAACGTCaaataatattatctaatttttttggtGACCAAATATCATAAAGCTGGACTATAGAAGTGTCTCTCTACCCCAATTTCATTCCTCTAAACTTTAGCTTGATCACTAACATTCAATTTGatcaattaaaatatataataataaacttGACAAATCCATATCGTAGGTTAACATATTTAATTAAGTTGAAAACTTATGCATTCATTAGTGAACCGTTCAGCACTGGCAGATGCAAGTTGATATCAAAACAACCTCAATACTTGTCAACATGTTCTATTGTTATTTAAGTGTATCTTGATCTTGATAAGCCGAATGAATGAGCCAACACGCTTTGTAATTTTGTATCATATATGTGGATATCGTTTCTAAAGTATGTAtctagaaatgaaaatgaaaaaaaaaattcactaacTTAACAAGTGCTCTTGAATTATTCAATAGTTAAGCCATTAACAAtcagaattaacagaaaaaacTATATTCTAAAAAAAGGTATGATTACCCTGGGGAAAATGTGGTTTAGGGGATAAGAGAAAAGATAGGTAGTTGTGCCGCACTAAATTACAGCGAATTAATTAATACACAGAACGTGCGTTTCCTTTGCGGATCAAAGCAATCGATTTCGACCCACCAAGAAGTTGAATCTTAGAAAGGTGCAAGTCCACTAACAGGTCAAGAGTCAAACCACTTCATCATATTATCATTGGCACGTGCGCAACATTCATAATCCACTCGTTTTTAGGTGCCATGATTTAATCCAGGAATGCACTACTATACTAAATAGAACAGCTTTCACGTTATGACAATCCTAAGGTGTATTTTCTAATGTTTAACTAATGAAAAATTCAAAGAACAATAGAGGCTAGAGCTCTTTGAATGCATCCACTAAGAACATGGTTGAAAAGTGAATTGCTTAGCCATTCGCATTGCCAGTAACCAATATTGAATGCGAAAAGGGGAAGCCTACTCGTCCTCTTGTTAGTATTATTAATGGAAAGACACAGGATTTCAAAATCTAATACAGAACCATATATATATGTATCCAGAGCATTTCAATGTAAGGTGGAATGGCTTCACTCTAGTGCTTTAAACGTCTTTAGCCATTGCAGCAAAATCAGTTTCCGTCGATTCCTTATCCTTGGGTTTAGCGTGAGCTTCTTGCCCGTGATTATGCTCTTCAATAGGTATGCCTCGTCTATaagatgatgaagatgacgaCTCTCCATCAAATATGCCTGGAGTGTTAGCAAACACATCAAATAAACCGTTCTTCATTTCTTCAGCTGCTCCAAAGAAACGACTGAGACCCCCAAAGATGCTTCGTTCCATGTCTTCGATACCACCAAAGATGCTTCGTTCCATGTGTTCAATATCGCTTCGCAGCCCAGGGAAGTCAAACACACCACTGACACCACGGTCTGAAGAAGCAAACCGACCTCCTCTTAGAACCTCATCTGTGACATCCTCTTCGGTATATTCTTTGTTTGATTGCACCACTTCAACAGGCCTGACAAATTGGAAAGAAGAAGTGAGATAAAAATTAACCAGCCAGGTTGTCAAGAGTCAGTAACAAGAACCTAATGCCAGAAAATACCAATCAATCTATGAAGCATGAAACTGTGAAATGCTGTTCATAAAACAATTCAATGTAAATGGAACAACTCTAGAAGCTTGTGCAGAAGTAAATGATCAAAAACTAAGTTTGATCTATACTCTATTGGTAAGCACTGTCCATGCTTCAAGGGTAAACTCTCTGGAGCAACTAGACCAAAGGTGAACCAAATTAGCACAGCTTTATAATTCATGTTCTGTATCATCAAATATCATCCATCGATGGGTGTATAGTAACAAGGCCAAATGTGGTTCTCGTGCATGAACTGAATTGCTTTAGATGCTGTCATGCCAAACAACATCCACAGGGTAATAGACGTCAACAACTTCATCTATATAGACCAAGTTTGAGAGAAGGCTCTTCACAAGTTCACTTTTCAGATATATATATCAATTGCTGGACCACCAAGTCATGAAACAAATCCCAAATATAAGATTCACATAAATACTAATTTTCCCAAGAGGAAGATGCAAACCACGATTCGAGAAATTTTGCGAGTCACTTAGGTGATTTGAATTGTGAAGGACTGAATCAACTTGGATCACACAATTCAAGCTTCCAAATATGAGATTCAATAACCATACTGCAGATTATATCTTAGaaagataatatttaaaaaaaaagactttTTAAAGCTAATCCTAACCCGTGCTTACTGTAGTTATCCACTTCTGAAACATTCATAACAGTGTACTATAACACAGAATGTTGTGTCAGATAGCTGTCTAGCCCCAAGGGCagatatttgaaaagaaaaaagattgagaaaatggatgatgcataacAAAGGCCTACTTATAAGTTTTTATAATGAACATTCTTGCTGTAATGTGATCATAAACACGTATCAGCAAGAAAAGGAAGGAATCCAATATTCAAGCCTAGTTGCAAGAAAACCCACGCCCTCAAATACATGGCCCCTTTTGAACTCTGCTAGGGTAGAGCTAAAGTTTTTCTGATTGCAATTTAATCAATTTTCATCAAACTGAGACAACTATATATCTAAACAAAATTTTTCTCTCAACTATTTCGAATtccaaatattaattttaaaacattcaTGAAATTAGCAAATGGAACGGGAAAAGAAATCCAGGAAGTGTATCTAACTCCTAAGAATAAAATGCAACTAACTTGACAATATTCATAGCAATAGCATATAACCTGCAGCAGTACCTGTTTAATACCTAATCAATTCATAAATCATAGAGCAATGGCACCTTGTTATAGCTTACTTAAAGTACCTCCAAATGAATCTATCTACACCAAGATTTCAGCTCTTACACCATTTCTTTTTAAcaagaaataacaataataaacagaaaacgaAAACCTAAATAGAGGCAAGCTAGGAGCTAAATTAGGATAACAAGAGATGGAAAAGGGGTAAAATCGCTTACTTTCCGACGCAATCCCTGAAAAGCTCTTCGGTTTTCTCGCACTTTTTGATGAACTTTCCCGGCTCTACCTCTTCAGTTTTGCACTGCGATCTCACGATTCTACGGGTGGAGCATTGCTCGCCGACGGCCACGGAACTGCTGCTGTTGGCGTTTACGTTGCCGTTGTCGCCGTCGTCGTCGTCCCTCCAGACCCATCCCATTTTTCTCTGTCGAACACTTCAGATTACAGATAGAATGAGAAGGTTCGTCGCATCTCTGGTTTGTGGCACTGTGTTGAAGACGGGGTTCACGGATTTTATTGGTGTGTCGTTGGGGCGGTTTCTTTCTCTGCAAGCACATGTGTCCACGTGTATTCTAGTTCTGGAAGCTGCCATAGCTTAGGCCTTAGTGGGttgtattccttttttttttttccgcaaaaattgaaagaaaataaagattaaaGACGCTCATGTTATGGAAAGTTTTCAAATATGTTAGCCCTTAGCTGCACAAATTCTTTATAAATAATGCTGTACATCTaagtttttttgttaatttaatttaattaagttgatttaatataataaaaattaattatgactaacactattttaaattttattatttaatttagttagactttaattcataaaaaaaatttagatatatagtattactcattttttatatattttttaaatttggtatTAAAAATAGGATTTAACTAAGACAcatgataaaattattattagtaaaaaatttttaaatctttttattaataaatacattgaaaatttataattttttatttttaacaaaaactaTTAATTTATAAACTTAACATGTGCTTTCAAAACACAAAATagataaattcttaaaaataataaataagaaataaGTAATATTTGTTTCGAAGTGTTTATCCAAATTGTTTGTAGAAATTGGATCTGAGTTGATAGAGGTTCAAACTCTTAAAAGTTAAAATGTTCATCTGATGAGCAAATATTTTGAGTCAGAAGATTACCTTCTCTTTTTGGTAGAGCAGCAGAGTTCTTATTTCAGaattcagatgcagttcgttattttaaacattaaaattatatttttattttaaaaacattaacACTCCTTGTGCTTAAATTAATTTGCTACTAGTTGAGTAGAGAGCAAATTATTTatctgttttaaaattaaagcaaGCCAGAAATTAGCGTCTTGCAGAGTTACAACAAGAAGTCAACAAGCAATGCCATTCTGAATAGTTCTCTTAAAGAGACGAGAAGAAATGGAATTCATACTCGATCTCTTAGGCTAAAGCACCAATTGCCTGCACCTACAAGATCATGGAAACCACATGCCTAATTTGGTTACCTTGAAACTTCAGCTCTTCTCTTAGCTTGTTCTCTATATCATTTCTTACTTCCTTATACACAGGTCAATGCAAGTaggatttgtttaaaaaaaaacaatcCTTATTTATACTCAATTGTATCACATTATGCCGAATGTGTTGTAAGAATGAAGAAACAGACACACACCTGCTCAAGGATTGTCCCTGGGCTCAGCTTTTCTGATTAAAATGTTGCAAATGTCTTGACTAGTCAccaaaagttttgattaaaaaatggtTACAGATGCATGTTGCTCCCTTTAATGCAAAATGCTCTATTAGAATAATTGTGTGATAAGGGAGATAATGACACAGCTCAAGTTCCGAGTTAAAGCACTACACTATGGACTTCACATATTAAAGCTCTAACCATAGAAGCACCAAGCTCACATGATTCATGATTCATGAGAAGTTTACAACAGTGTAATCTCCTTGGATTTTGGGGACGTATAGCCAATCTAGATTGAATTGACTAAGGTGGAGATAGCGTCACCAATTTTCTATCATAGCAGAAGGTTAAAAAaacaagtattaaaaataaataaaaaatggaatGATCCCAAGCCTTCCATATGATCTCTTTCTATGTGAAACAAGCACCGTGCCTCTCTCTATACAGGTTGCAACCTCCACCTTACATGAAAGTCAGTCTTCCTATATTTGATTCAGGATAGTTTAAGCTGGAATCTCAACCTAGCTTCTTGCATTTCTTTCACCTTTTCGGCTGCTCGAGTTTTATATAGTTTCCAAGTATGCCACACCGTCTCCAAAAAAGTCCGTATCCAAAAAAGTCCGTATCCAATCTCGCACACTGCTGTTAAAGCACATCTTCCAGCCACCAGTGACTATAATCAAACTTAACATTCCTTACTTTTATATACTTTGGATGCTACTTATTCAAAGATTTCATATTGATCTTTGTTTCAATCAATTGCAGTTGGATAGCTGTTTCTATTAGAGAACATAAACTTCACACAAGTGTtgtaaaaaatcaatttttcgtTCAAGTCTGTCATCAAGTGAGAAAAACTACACAACCCAAAACATTCCATGATTTCAATAGCAATACAACAAAATGAACACTTTACAGGACCAAACAATGAAAGTTTTCAGCCTAGGAACTTGCAGCAGCATGGCATAAATTTATCTTCACTTTGTgaaaaagagaaggaagcaaaAGCAAATAACCAGCATATGCCATCTACATGATGTAATAAAGCCAGTATTCTTCACTAATGTACAGCATTGTTAGTCATACCACCAGACAAGAACAAAATCATTAGCAATTCATCCTTGGGAGTTAAAACTTCTCCTATAAAATCCTCTTCTGTAATTTCCTTCTCATTCATAGAATTGGAAAATTGTCATAGAACAGCTAAATTAATAAGTAATTAGATGGTGATGCTATAACATGTAAATTTCTAACCCTAACGATGAATATTAAGCATGTCCTTAGCCTCAGTTTGTTCCTCCAAGAGACCCTCACTGGCATACTTActgagaagctccatcttcttcttctccagaACCATCTTCTCGATCTCCTTCTCATCCGGAAGCGGCACGTGCACCACGAATTCCCTCTCCTTCTCCTCTGCCCTCTCcctcatctccctctccctcctctcttcctccaccacctcctcctcctcctcgtgcAGGATCTCCCTCGCAGCCGCGCTTACCATCGCCACCTCCCCACTCTTCACACTCTTTTGAGCCTCCTTCCTCACCTCCTCCAGCCGCATCCACTCCTCCGCCGCCTCGCGCCGCATCTTCTCCTCCGCAGGCCCCTCGAGACGCTCCAGCACGCCGTCCTCGTCATCCCTGTAACCGTAGTAGCTGGCATCGATTCTCTTGTAGATGTCGTACCGAGTGCGCCGCTTGCGAAGCTCAGGAGGCTTCTCGAAGAGCTCGCGGACGCCGGGGAGCTTCTTGGCGGCGCCGAAGTAGCGGTAGCCAGGGCCGCGGCCTCCGGGATTAGGGACGTCGACGATGTTGCCTTCAAGGTCAGTCATCTTGGCAGAGTGGCGGGCATAGTTAGGGCCTCCGAGCTCGACGATGCGGCGCTCCCAGTGAGACTTCTCGCGTATGAGTTTGTTGATCTCGTCGTTGAGGTCGCGAAGGCGATGCTCGCCAAGGCCTTCGTTCTGGATCTCGGCGACCTTGCGGCCGATCTCGCGCATGATCTGCTGGCGCCACTTGTCGGCTTCTGAGAGGTCGCGGCATTCAGAGGCCAGGAAGGGACGGCGCTCCTTgggcttcttcttctcctctgccttgaGGGCGATGAACCTGTTCAGCATAGACTGCGCCTTCTCTTCATTACGAgccatcttcttcctcctccttctttcttcttcttccccctttGGCTTTCTGtgtttcttctcttctctgcaaTACAATCGATCGGTATAGAATAGGGTTTCGGTACAAAGCAATTAGGGTTTAAAAATCAATTATCCTTTTCTTTTTGGTAGAGTTACCTTATTATCCTTTGAAAGTTGAAACACTTGTGCTCTTATATATCGGTCATGTAAATGAGACGTTAATTATTTTCCGTGTAcagtataaataaataaaatatactacaaaatgcaaaaatatttttttttatataaataaaataaaatatttattttattcataattaTGTGGAAACAAAGAAAATCGCCTACTAAAAaatttaagtcaccaaaaaattattttatttcttttgtttatgttTAAATGTGCAAtattaagtcaccaaaaaaaaaatgtgcaatatttaagtcaccaaaaaatttacaagtcaccaaaaaaaaatgtgCAATATTTAATTAAGCAGAGTTTTTTGGCAGGGAATTAGGGATTGGGTTCTTGCACCTTTGAATATTACTGTCTCCGAAACATTTGGATTGGGTGCATCCAAATGTATTTTGAACATAAATTAAGCAACATAAAAAGAACAATTTAATATTACATATCACATATATGACGGACAATACTAGTCCTAGTAATCTTTTGTGGTTGGTACTAAGTTTAGGAGGCTCGAGCGGAATTCACACACTACCTTATGATGATGAATACACATAgcaagtaaaagaaaataaagtaatttCCTAAGCCAAATGAAGTTGATAGTCGAAAatcattagataaaaatttagtcggaAGGCAAATGCATCTGAATTCTCCGCCATTCCCTAATGCAAGAAACAACAATATCGATGTTTTTCCTTCCTGCTTGGCTTTTTTGTATCATCTGAAGCCAACAAATCTTGGAATGTAGCTGTGTTCAATTGCTTGTTATCAAGTCTTGTATGGTTCAGCATTTCCCTGTCTTTCAAAGAATACCAATCAACGTGGCTTGCTTCAATTACTGATCTTGAAAGATTCTGCTCCGGTGAAGGTGAAGCTGGAACTACTTTATTATAGTTTACTTCTTTTAAGATAGCATTTGCTCCTGTGTGCCTTAAGCATCAAAAGAAACTAAAGGCATCAGTTATAATTATACATATAATCCATGATTAACAACTTGGCTTACAAAATCACCTTGAGTTTGGGATTTCAGAGTTAATCACAGGTTCTTCTTGTGAAGTTTCCCCCTGGATGTTGCTGTTTGGTACTTGGATAGCCTCGGTTTCTGGATTTTGTTTTGCAGAATTTGAATCAACTGTGCCTCCTTTTTCAATGTGGATGGACCCTTCACTAGCAAAGGTAGCAGAGGGCAAGAGGGAATGAAATTGAAAACCATGTTCTCTAACCACAGAAATAGCCTTCTCTAATGTTTCTAGAGCCTGTCTTACTTCTGAACTGATATATACATTCCTCTTGCCATGATCCTTCTTgttatcctcctcctcctcctcaattTGTACTATCTCTTTATTATCTGCTTCTACAATCTCTTTGCTATCTACCTCTACAATCTCATCGGAATTGAAATTATTTGTATGTTGATCGGCTCTATCTCCGCCGTCGTGCTTACTTTGTATAAGATCATCAGCAGAATGAATGCTTGTAACTTGGGTAAGATCCTCCCCTTCCATAGTATTTGGTCCACTATTGCTGCTATAAAGAGCTTGATGAACTCTAACATACAATGGTTCCTCCAAGACCTTGCTAAGTTCATCATTTT is a window encoding:
- the LOC112783290 gene encoding fra a 1-associated protein; translation: MGWVWRDDDDGDNGNVNANSSSSVAVGEQCSTRRIVRSQCKTEEVEPGKFIKKCEKTEELFRDCVGKPVEVVQSNKEYTEEDVTDEVLRGGRFASSDRGVSGVFDFPGLRSDIEHMERSIFGGIEDMERSIFGGLSRFFGAAEEMKNGLFDVFANTPGIFDGESSSSSSYRRGIPIEEHNHGQEAHAKPKDKESTETDFAAMAKDV
- the LOC112783502 gene encoding uncharacterized protein, which codes for MARNEEKAQSMLNRFIALKAEEKKKPKERRPFLASECRDLSEADKWRQQIMREIGRKVAEIQNEGLGEHRLRDLNDEINKLIREKSHWERRIVELGGPNYARHSAKMTDLEGNIVDVPNPGGRGPGYRYFGAAKKLPGVRELFEKPPELRKRRTRYDIYKRIDASYYGYRDDEDGVLERLEGPAEEKMRREAAEEWMRLEEVRKEAQKSVKSGEVAMVSAAAREILHEEEEEVVEEERREREMRERAEEKEREFVVHVPLPDEKEIEKMVLEKKKMELLSKYASEGLLEEQTEAKDMLNIHR
- the LOC112785180 gene encoding uncharacterized protein, yielding MEKKRETVEYRERLDNTLASPHLTNYHMLKNLVQTQLLHSSKQQGDRDNLVETKTAELSNFLDMLRSVSEYSEGSSTSTPSRTDWKIKQDNEEFRVMYREGPEGTPFHSLLAEGYVDGPVDVCLCLSWETPLYNKWWPHIIVPTFKITAAECLQKIQIGEQISLVRMKLSWPLSTREAIVHYYLFEYYQDDLVVVLLNSVSDSKSITGFNSDVIPDAKDAVRIDVVGGFALQKVTPERSYFRTIANLDIKLDFVPPSLINFISRQLVGSGFRLYQKAVASMMKNDELSKVLEEPLYVRVHQALYSSNSGPNTMEGEDLTQVTSIHSADDLIQSKHDGGDRADQHTNNFNSDEIVEVDSKEIVEADNKEIVQIEEEEEDNKKDHGKRNVYISSEVRQALETLEKAISVVREHGFQFHSLLPSATFASEGSIHIEKGGTVDSNSAKQNPETEAIQVPNSNIQGETSQEEPVINSEIPNSRHTGANAILKEVNYNKVVPASPSPEQNLSRSVIEASHVDWYSLKDREMLNHTRLDNKQLNTATFQDLLASDDTKKPSRKEKHRYCCFLH